A region of the Styela clava chromosome 1, kaStyClav1.hap1.2, whole genome shotgun sequence genome:
AAAAATATACCCTTCAACCTAAATTGCCTTTAATAACTTTCATAATACCATTAAATTGCTGACTCATTCACTCATTTtatcttatttatatttaatcttattcGCATCCAATGCCATGATAGTCTTATATACAGCATATACACAAGTGTCAAGCCTTGATGACTTTAATCGGTCCCGCACACCGACCCACACAAAGCAATATTCAATTACTGCTGAAGTATTTTAGTTATTGTATTATGTTTATAATAGTGTTGACTttgttttgtggcaataaatctcttTCTCTCTCTGACCTGAAATAGAATGGTAGCCTGACCagagttttttgttttattgacttTTCTCACCTGGGAGCAAATTCAAAAATCCTATCTATGCAATAATCTTACTCTGTTGCTAATGTGGGTCAATAGTTGAGATTTTCAACAAACATTTTTATCGAAGGTTGCCAAGCAAGATGGTCTCCCAGCAAAAGAACCAGAGGGAGAAGAATCTGTTGGAAAGATTGCTCCAGAAAAAATGACGTCAAAAGATTATTATTTCGACTCCTATGCTCATTTTGGAATTCACGAGGAAATGTTGAAAGATGAAGTTAGAACATTGACCTACAGAAATTCAATCTACCATAATAAACATCTGTTTCGAGGAAAggtattgttcattttttatgGACTTTTTTTATTTGTCCGAGACAGATCCCTCCAAAATTAGTCCTTAAGCGGTTGCTTATACATGTCCGTGTTCGGAGCAAAAGACGTGGGTAGGTGTTATATAAAAACACAATTTGATTTTGGTTCTCGTCAAGTTAGTTCGATGTAGCTTAAACAAGAAAGTGTGAAACAGCGCCACTTTTGCGTTTATGTGAGGATGAAATTATTCCGTCGTCTCGCCTTGTGAGATAAATATTTGGGAAATGTAGGAGGATTCCAAGTTATATTGGTAAAAGGATGTTTCATGATTGACCCAAAGAttccaaccttttttgatacattttcttcttttgtctattttaaaaTTCTTCATTCCTCACACACTCGACACAAAAACTCGGTTTTGTTTCTTGTTCGGTATTTATCGTACAATTACCTATTGATGAGTGCTTCTCGCACTGTGGCTATCGTATGATTAGAATAGCTTATGATGCATGCATAactatttataaataatttataataccAAATGAGTAAAACTATCACATTCAACATGCAAGCACAAAGATAATTTTCCTTCATTGAACCAATTTCTCTTGGGTGGGAAACGATGAATCGACCTACCTTTCTTGCAGCCTCAATAAGTTAGTAAATTTTTTCTGAAGGAACTTCCTTGCATTTTAACATTGTCATTACTTTCTAGGTTGTTCTTGACGTTGGTTGCGGCACAGGAGTCTTGTCAATGTTTGCAGCTAAAGCTGGAGCGGCCAAAGTTATTGGAATAGAATGTTCAAGCATTGTTGATTATGCTCAGAAGATCATCGAAGCTAATAAGTTGGATCATGGTAAGTTATTTCACAACTTTTGGGTGTGGTTACGTATTTATTGTGATAATAGTTCATAGTCGTGTCTTGTGCACTGTTGTATTTATTGACAAAAAAGAGAGAGCGatgttaaaatatatacatCAGCACGACCTGTGGTAAGGCTGTCTAGACTAGGTTAAttatttcttctatttttacACGCCATCAAACAATAGAATAATAATTTGTATTGCATGGAACTCGACAGTGACTCTAAGAACAAAAATAGGAACACCGTTGTCAATCTGAGCTCAGCAAGTGATTGCTTTATTTAACTCTAATTGATCACAAAAGTGAATCCAAAACAGATCTATCCTGTTGGAAAATTGCTGTGAATGCCATGAACCCACATCTTCAAGTGAACAATATACCCTATTTATGTGGAGATAAATGACTTATCAGGCGATATCAAAGACTCTATATTCAGATTTTAAATTCACTACCACTCTGCCCCAATGCAAAGACAATTAATGTCCTGGCGGTATTGACTTGAGAAAGTTCTGCGTCAACCAAGTGATTAAGCCAATAATATGTAATGTTTCATCTCCCCCAGGGTGAGTGTACTATTCCAAAATCCACAGACGTAATATCAATTTATGTTTTAGCATTTGTAGATCTGCATCTAGGATTGTATGTAATTGGTCGCAtacattgttacttatcgattttaatcggtgagtatgttgataggtatttgtatgtctgtatgtttgtctgttagatgcacgcgatatctcacgaaagcaagattgaatctgctccagattttgcatgtgcattcattttatctcggaccagaatcctattgattttgggcgaattatgtcgtataattagcgagttatcaatcaattattgatatagtgatctagatttttgtaaagcgagggaattttgagacccgccgtgtgtgtgtgtgcgatgcgcagtgcgcaagttacaagagcggatgaatcgaaactgcagtttctgttttggggggatcctctaactatcgatcgataagtcttcggtttccaaccgatattctcgttattcaGTTACTTCTTTCAGTTGACTGTTTGTGGTCTCACTCAGATCCTGCATAAAATTGTTTATTCTCATTCAGTGATCACCCTAATCAAAGGCAAGGTAGAGGAAGTCACGTTACCAGTTGAGAAAGTTGACATTATACTCAGCGAATGGATGGGATATTGCTTGCTGTATGAATCTATGCTGAACACTGTGCTGTATGCAAGGTAGGcttgtaaattcaaatttggatATTAGTTTTCATTTTCTTCGGTTTGTGCCCACTCCCAACATCTCTCTGGGTATATTGAATTGAATGACAAGGCAGAATCCTGGAAGAAAACCCTGTACCTTCCATATCAGTAGGGATGTCTCTATAGTATACCCTCTGCTGAGCGAGGGTATAAAATTGTTAGcgattacaaaattttttataattcttttagAGGCATGTGTTTTATGTTTATGCCCATCGTTCTACCCTTTTCAAATTTAACAATGTATCAATGGCTGTTTGTttgagcagtggttcccaaaccgcaaGCCAATTACGGCCTAcataacgatttaatatggcctgTCGAACTTAAGTGAAAAAGTTCATGTTTCTGCATTTTTGCGTTGTAGTTACTGCCAATTTTTACCCAATTATCAAAGTTTGAGCTTGTTTAGATTCACAACAATTCATTTATACTTGTATCCTGATTATATGTTCCAGCATCAGTCCTTGCAGACATTCCTTTCTCTCGAATATCCTTCAATTTTGGCTCCcagtcaatcaacttggggaaCCACTTATTCCGAGACTTTTTTGTCATTATTGTATAAAGGCACCCTGTAAAAACCTACGCTACTAATCATAAACCCTTTTTAAATACTTTCACAGAGACAAATGGCTTGCACCAGACGGATTAATTTTCCCAGACAGAGCGGTGTTATACGTGACAGCAATCGAAGACAGACAATACAAGGAAGACAAAATCAACTGGTGGAACGATGTCTATGGATTTGATATGAGCTGTATAAAGGATGTGAGTTATGCTATATTTTCCCCAATATCCATTATCAAAGACCAAGGGAGGGAGCAATAGTTAAAAATTTAGGTTTTGCTAGGTATGGCTGAAAAGGCCTTCCATGGCATTTCTGAAAACTATAAAAAGTGAGGAAACCAATCAAATCACTTTTCATCTGATCTTCTTCGTACTTTCCAACCCATAGATATTACTTTGGAACAGCGGTTTACAAACAGGGCCATGGCCCCCAAAgtgggccacagagcagttgaagtggggccacaatgctagacGAAAAATTTATTACTATTCCCTTTACAAGAAATCTTCCCTTTCTTtccagtttcattgcttgacaagggtatttcactttgttgagcatgaattgtttgaacataatgggatttggaatcaaccaatcaaaataaaattataagtaCCACTAATGATAAACAGAGGGCTATGAGTGCTAAAAGTCTCCGGAAGAGGGCCACGGCCCACAAGCCTTCAAacattgggaaccactgcttagaatgtattcagaatagCGAGCTTTCTGACACTCCTGCTTATGTCTAACTTGTTTTTCTTATTCTGAGCTGTGTAGTAGTAACATTGAACACAAACTACAGTTTTCTAATTTATTTCCAGGTCGCCATATCTGAACCTCTTGTTGATGTCGTGGAAGCCAAACAGGTTGTAACCAACACTTGTCTTGTGAAGGTAAATGCTGTTTGTTGGATTTATATGTGTACTTTTATTGGAGAATATTGTAAATATTGGATTTCCCGAAGTTTAGAGTTTCACTCGGAAAGAAGTTTACTatgcattttaaaaaatatattgatgaaCGCTTGTGCATATACCGAAGTATTTCatcaaagttcaattttctccaGAGCTGGAATAAAGGTTGAAAGTTCAAAATcagattaaaattttattcaactcCGGGTCGATTTTTCCAAATCTTTATGTTTAAGGAAATACCGAGTTCATAGCATTTCAAAATTGCTGATATATTTTGTGTACTTATCGAATAACTGATGCCTCTCACTGCAAACATGGATATAATCAGGCATCCACTGTAATGTAGGGAGCTGCTTATCATTTGAGCATCGATTACCAAGTTTAATACACTCTGGATGTAGTTTCCCCCAGGTTTTTTTACCTGTAATGCAAAAACAGTTATGTCCAACACTTCAACAAGTA
Encoded here:
- the LOC120340584 gene encoding protein arginine N-methyltransferase 1-like; its protein translation is MECIPQEISPVATLEPATKVAKQDGLPAKEPEGEESVGKIAPEKMTSKDYYFDSYAHFGIHEEMLKDEVRTLTYRNSIYHNKHLFRGKVVLDVGCGTGVLSMFAAKAGAAKVIGIECSSIVDYAQKIIEANKLDHVITLIKGKVEEVTLPVEKVDIILSEWMGYCLLYESMLNTVLYARDKWLAPDGLIFPDRAVLYVTAIEDRQYKEDKINWWNDVYGFDMSCIKDVAISEPLVDVVEAKQVVTNTCLVKELDLYTVTEGDLSFTSPFHLVVTRNDYIQALVSFFNVEFTKCHKRTGFSTAPDAPYTHWKQTVFYMKDQITAYRGEELFGTFTMKPNPRNKRDLDISVDVDFKGQLSEVTESNGYKMR